The following DNA comes from Streptococcus canis.
TTTAACATTTTTAACTAAACTTATTGTGACAATGAACGGTTCAAAGCTGCAAAGTCTAAACGAGCTTTGTGTGGATTATTAACGATAATCTTACCTTCTTCAGTCAAGCTGAATAAAGCACCTTCTTCTGCAGTACCAAGGATTGGACTTTCAACAAGTTCTTCATTGTGGATACCGACAGCTAAGCCACCTTTGCCTTCTTTAAGCAACTCAACTGCATGAGCTCCCATCCACGAAGCAATAACACGGTCACGCGCAGTTGGTGAACCACCACGAAGGATATGGCCAAGGTTTGTCACACGAAGGTCACTCTTGTCACCAGCTTCTTTGAGTTTTTGAGCAAAAGCTTCACCACTCATCACACCCTCAGCTAAGACGATAATGTGATGGTTTTTACCTTTGTGTTCAAAATCGTATTGAATGGTTGAAACAACTTTTTCAATATCAAATGCTTCTTCTGGAACAATAATTTGATCAGCACCACTAGCAATCCCTGCCCAAAGCGCAATATCACCTGCGTTACGTCCCATCACTTCAACGACAAAGGTACGTCCGTGACTTGATGAGGTATCACGTAGTTTGTCAATAGCTTCAACTGCGGTATTAACCGCTGTATCAAAACCAATAGTATAATCAGTGCCAGCAATGTCATTGTCAATTGTTCCTGGGATACCTACAGCTGGGAAACCATGTTCTGTCAAGCGCATAGCTCCATGATAAGATCCATCTCCACCAATAACAACAACACCTTCAATTCCATGTTTTTTAAGTTGCTCAATACCAGCCAGTTGGCCTTCAAGTTGAGCAAATTCTGGATAACGAGCTGAATATAAGAAAGTTCCACCACGTGAGATTTTATCACCAACTTCTTTTGAACCCAGTGGGAAAATGTCACCATCAACCATACCTGCATAGCCACGGTTGATACCATAAACTTCCATTCCTTCTGAGATTGCTTTACGAACGACTGCGCGAATCGCAGCATTCATACCAGGAGCGTCACCGCCACTGGTTAAAACAGCAATACGTTTCATTTTTTGGTACTCCTTTAATTAATTTAACGTTCTTATTATAGCATATTCATTTGCAAATTACTTCACTAATTGTCTATTTTTATCGAAAAACCGTTTTCAAAACGTAGGGATGGAGCTTTTCTTCTAAAGCAGGCACTAGTTGGACTTGGAGATGAGTTAATTCAATGGTTTCCTTACTTTCTTGATAGTGAATCACTACCGGAATTGGCCCTGGAAAAGCAGTTAGAATTTCTGAAATTTGAGCATCAAACTGATGGGTAGCAACCAGTAACCAATATTTTTGACTAGTGGCAACTTGGACTTGTTGTCCAACCATTTGTAAACGATGATCCCTCTCCTTGATGCGACCTTTAAGGTAGTACAACTGGCCTTCTCTCAAGAAATCTTTGTAGCTAGCATACTGTTCTGGAAAGAATGTCACATCAAGTTTTTTCTTGGTATCATTGACGCTTAAAAAAGCCATCTGCTGTCCGCTCGTTTTGGTTCTAATGATTCGAATGCTATCTATCTGTACCAGCACTGTTGCTTCAGTATCTTTGGTTAAGTATGAAATCGGGGTAAAGGATTGACTACTTTTTTCAGCTATCTCAATGAGGGGGTGCTTGCTCATTCCTACTCCAATAAGTTCTTGTTCCATATAATATTTATCAGTAGCCGTATAATCATCTGTTTCGATCCAGCTAAAAGAAGAATCAGCAAAGAGTGATCCTAGTTCGTTAACAAATATCAATAAACTGTCCAAATTTTCCAGAATTTTTTTACGGTTAGGCTCAAAGCAATCAAACAATCCAATTTTAATTAAGGGATCTAGAAAGGCTACTTTTTGATATTTTCCCGGAGTTCTAGTGAGAAAATCCTCTACGCTATTAAATGGTCTTTGGTCGATAATCCAATAAGCAAAATCCCTTGGCACCCCTTTAATATTTTTCAACCCCATGTAAATCTTGCTAGCTTCAATTTTATCAGTATAAGGAATGGTGTTAATGGTGACTTGTGCGACTTGAAAATCTGATTCTAGGGCATCTGTAATATAGTCACTGCTAGAATAA
Coding sequences within:
- the pfkA gene encoding 6-phosphofructokinase; protein product: MKRIAVLTSGGDAPGMNAAIRAVVRKAISEGMEVYGINRGYAGMVDGDIFPLGSKEVGDKISRGGTFLYSARYPEFAQLEGQLAGIEQLKKHGIEGVVVIGGDGSYHGAMRLTEHGFPAVGIPGTIDNDIAGTDYTIGFDTAVNTAVEAIDKLRDTSSSHGRTFVVEVMGRNAGDIALWAGIASGADQIIVPEEAFDIEKVVSTIQYDFEHKGKNHHIIVLAEGVMSGEAFAQKLKEAGDKSDLRVTNLGHILRGGSPTARDRVIASWMGAHAVELLKEGKGGLAVGIHNEELVESPILGTAEEGALFSLTEEGKIIVNNPHKARLDFAALNRSLSQ